The DNA segment TCCTCAACTCGGGACTCAGAAAACGCCCCAAGTTCCAAGGAAAGTGAGGCGTTCATGatcaaaatgcacaaacacacatgaaaggaAGGCACCATGAGGGAGAGCCGGcaagcagggagcagctgggctggcGAAGACTCCGGACTCTGACGTTGTTGAGAATGAGAGCCGACACGCTTCATATATCAAGACAGGGAGAGGCTTGAAGATGCAAGAGTGAGGAGACTTAAGACAGCCCCAAATAAAACGtccagaagaacaggaaacacacttgctttctgggttggagagcagagcagcacagctgggagggactcgtgccccgggagggaggagacgcaggtgctgagcctgcagctgcagagctggagacacatcCTGAGACCCGAGGCCCAAGGAACCCCAAGCAGGAGTCCTTGGAGCGACCCACACTGCACACCGGACGACGAGACGGGACAACACCCAAGACAGCGGCAGATCCTCAGAACCTGCCACAAGGAGACGGAACGGAACAGAAAAGGGGACCATCTCCAAAGGAGCgacccaggagccctgcagccagcttctcgacagaaatgcaggggccagagctggaggagagcggcTGCCCTTTCGCCCAAACGCCACCTCCCGGGAGGTGTCTGCCACACAAAACCAACATGGAGACAGTTTGAGACCAAaacggaagaaaagcaaaagcgagCCGGCCACTGTCAGCAGACGCTGGTCCAGGATGTGCGGGGGACCGTGCGTCAGGCAGAAGCCAAGTGCTCCTGACGCAGGTCGGAGATGCAGGAAAGGGGCGTATGGGGGGCAAATCTCAACACGCTGACTGTGTGAATCATCATAAGGCggcgattttatttctttttaaaaaccctccgaaggcaacaacagcagtataaaatgaatggggtcatggaatggaagtgtctgagagttttgtttttttttgttgaagaagattagccctgagcatctgccgatcctcctctttttgctgaggaagactgggcctgagctaacatccgtgcccatcttcctctactttatatgtgggacgcctaccacagcatggcttgccaagtggtgccatgtctgcacctgggatccgaactggtgaaccccgggccgctgaagcagaacatgctcacttaactgctgcgccactgggccagcccccatctgagtgttttgagctggaaggcaaaggtattaatttttcacctggaaaaatcCAGTAGTGGCCATTTCTAGGATGAGCAGTCAGCTAGGAGCAAGGGAATACTCCaaagtaggagaggaaaagagaaagaggaggcaagaaaggacagGACGAAAATAAACCAAGATGGACGAACAGTCATAACACGTGGAAACAGACAAACGGCACAGTTAAAAGatgaagatcagaaggaaaaagagaatcgtGTCTATTCACAAGAGACACACATAAGACGTAAGGGTGCAGAGGGTGAACATCTTCTCAAAAGACGGAAAAGGGTAGAGGGGCCGTGGGGTGGCTGGACTGACGTGCACACAAGAGGTGGAGGTGTGGACAGTactagagagagacagggaccgcGTCAGGGCAGGCGACCAGGGGAAACGACATGCCTCAGAGCTGGCCGATGCcggccccaggagccccacacGGACACGGCAGACGctgcagggaaaagcagaggtccagcccccagggaggccggGCCCAGCTCCCCGGAGCGATGACGGAGCTGACCGGACAACGAGAAACAAACAGCCTGCTGCAGACACGGGAGATTTACAAGTTTAATCTCCGGGACAGAAATAGATgcggccccagcacagctgcagctctcacattcttttccaacACACAGGACGCCGTTGGGGGctggccacctcctgggccgcaaAACAGGTCTCAGCAGGTCCTGCAGGGACCGTGGGGCGCATTCCCCGACCTCCAGGGGACGCGGCCAGATGACTGGAATGAACAAAAGTGGCaaaaacacacacgtgtgtgtgtgaaaggagagtCCTAAAGTACGGCTCAGGCCTCTTAAAAAATGGCAACCAGCCGACCAAGGGGCATTCGGGTCCCCAAGCCTCTTGCCTGGGctcccacccgccccgccccacgcaggccccctgcagccccgaTCAAGGGGCACGGCCTCACGGAGAGCTACTTCTGTAGAGGGCCCCAGCCGCCTGCTCCCTGACTCGACCCCACTCCTGGGACCTCAGACTCGCCCATGGGCCTCCCAGAACACACAGTGGGGCGGAGCGGTGCCCCCACGACCAAAATCCAAGCCCTGGGATAAAGCAAAGGCATCTCTTCTCCCGCAGAAGGGTATGGGGGAGCCCAGCAGAAATCCGTCCAGCTGTGTCTCTGGGGTCACACCTCCCAACACCAGCCTCGGACGGTCAGGTCCCAGAGGGGTCAGACGGCACGTGCTGGGACATCAGATGGGTCCCTCCGACTCCAACGGGCCAGGACAGGGCACAGGTGGCAGAAtgagagcaggccaggcagggacGCTGGGCCGGAGCGGCCAAGCCCAGCAGCGTCCTGGGCGGCCCCGTCTGAGACCGGATGCAGCAGCAAGGCCGGGACGGGGCCCTGGAcggggccagggagctcaggggGACAGCCTGTGGATTCCAGGTGAGCCCAGGCCCCAAAGATGCTGCACCCAACAGGAGGCCCCTGTGGGCCGCGAGCTTTCTCCTCGGCTCCCGTGGACCCTCCACACCAGCTGGCAGGAGGTGCGCCAACTAAACGCGTGAACGACACTCCACGCTGACAGATGGGAGCCAGAGGTCAAAGTTTAACACAGGGGAGCCAAAGACAACAACgggggagccaggccctgcacacGGGTTCGTGCGAAGGATCTCCCTCCAGCACAGGAGGGGCCGGGCTcactgtggaggctgctgggccagccgcgttcacaggagggagcagagctgtgttcccaaCACTGACACAGACGGGGGAGCCCGGCTGAGCGGGGTCCCCGGCCTGGACACTGTCAGCCTGGCTCTGCACCTGCCCCACAGGACGGGCTCCCAAGGGGGCGTGTGTGTGGCTCTGGAGTGGCCTGTGAGGGGAACCTGCATCCACAGCCGAGTGGACAGAGGGGCCGCTTCCAGCTGCCAGGGTCCTGGGAATGTGGATCAAAGGGGGTATTCATGACCCTTCCTGCAGGGTACTGTGACCCCACCCAGACTAGGACCCCAGACTGTGGCCCACTTGCCATCtgggacaggcagagctgggaggccacgctgtcaccccagggaggggaggtcagcTCAGAGTCCAGGACTGTCCCCAGGGGGTGGCCACACTGGGGTCTGGAATGACGCTCAGCGGGGTCTGTGTGCCCtgaaggaccctgcagggaggctggacagCGTGTCCGGGCCCACAGCAAGGTGAcagagtggaggagcagaggcgCCCGTCAACTGTGCCTGAGCCTGTTTGTGGAGAGTGGGTGATGGGACCCCCGGGGTACAGGACGCTCAGGACCCCTTCCAGCGGGGTGAGCCGAGCATGTCCTGGGCCTGAGAGAGCCTGCAGTGACCACCGGGAGTTGGCGCTGCTCGGCGCCCAGAAGGCCCAAGAatccctgggcagggtgggcgggtggacatgggaggcgggagcagggatggctccactgtGGACGGCACAGCCGTGCCCCAGGGTCCTCTGCTCCGGGCCAGGGGGGCCCACTGAGCGGGTGGCGTGGCCGTCAGGCTGaagcaccacctccctccctccacccccagcctctccctctacccccagcctctcccaaagATGTTTGCTGACCCCCCCAAGGCTGTGTCCCGAATCCGCCCTCCAACATCTTGGgatgaaaggagccaggagaactctccttctgctcctcccacaaCCCCCATGAGAAAGACCCACTGGTCCAccgcctgcagcccagggagcaCTCACGTTACGCAATGCACATCGTCACGGCTGAGAAGCAAGGTTGAGACatgttttctgtgacaagaaacaacttcccatgaaatgaattcataaagtttgattcccaaaaagtgattttcatttgatAAGCAGCAGCCCTAAAGCAATGCAGACTTTCCTGCATGGGCTCTGTGGGGAGCCGGGCCCCCAGGCACGACCATCCTGGGCGAGGCTGGAGGGATTTCCGGGTCTCCCACACAGCCCAGTGGACCATCAGGAGAAACCCTAACTGCCCCACATCTGTTTTCCTATCGTCAAAGCAGGACCCGCGTGGGGcagattccactcctgggtctccaaatgcaggcactttccttaaaatctagggacagactcacaccttccccagctgcagacaaaacttcagaagttggaagacacaagacaggaaaaattccCAAGCTGTGTAAAAGCTGAGATATGATCCCAGAAAAACTCCCATTAAAATATCAGCAGAAggcaggtctttttttcccccagatggccCGGTCTGAttggatgtcattttttttggcCACAACAGGACGTTAAGTCCTGGCCTACAGAAAAAGTGCGGGTGTCTAACTGCAAGAGGTGAGGCGTTCAGGAGCAGGAGCCCCGGCCCCAagccctgtggccctgcccccagcaccggcCCAGAGCTGAGGCAAGGACAAGATATGCCACGGAGAGACCCCTCGAGTCACAGACAGACTCTGGGGATCACGGGCTGTCTGATGCTTCCAAACGACTGGGTCCCTCAAACTAACTCGTAACACGTCCAAGGTGTAGACACAGCAGGTCTTACTCCTCTGAGCACACACAACCATGGAGAGGGTGTCTACACGCCAACTACTCACTATCAGCACCGAGCCATCCACTTGCCCGGCCCATGTGTGCAGATCCCCACAGCCCAGTAAACACCATGTGGCCGAGAAGGCCAGGCGTCCCACAGGGCCGTGTCATCACGGAGATGGCCGTGACCATGGGCCAGGCTTCCCACCGGGACCACAGGGTCAGGTCCCCACCCGAGCCAGAACCTGTCCACGCGCTGGGGGCTTGCATCCTGGCCACACCGCGGCACCTGCCGCCAAAACTCCAGCAACGGGCGAGCTCTTAGGAGCTCTCCCAGCGACTTCACGCGGGACCCACGCTCCCTGCACGGGTGGGTGcgagcagcccccgccccccccacaccAGGGAGGGACTCGGGAGGGACCCGGGTGGGCCGGGGGGGTGACATGCGGCAGACCTGGACCTGCTGGAAGGCCTTGAGCCTCTTCTTGAAGCGGGAGGGCAGCACGAAGTCGCAGCCGCGGGCCAGtgaggccagctcctgcctcaggctggggtccTGGCACAGCGACGGCTCGTGGAGCCGCATGTCGGCTCGCGTGGGCCGCCAGGGCCCGGGCCAGGCACCTCGCTCTGGCTCTTGCTctcggggctgggcctggctggggccgcTGGGCTCGGGGCGGCAGCTGCGCCCGGCAGGACGGTTGGGGTGGCTGGGCTCAGCGCACTCCGTGCGTCGCTGGCCAGgcgctgtgggggccggcccaggcggCGCGCGTTCcacaggctgaggagggcacatggctggaggaggggtggcaggccACCCCTCCCGCGGGCAGGCGGGCCGGCGGCTGTGCAGGCGGGAGGGGACAGCTGGCGCGCCCTGACCGAGCAGCTCTCTGCGCGACTGCTGAGGGTGCGGGAGGCCTTGCAGGGGGCGGTGTCTGCAGGGACCCCGGCTGTGGCTCAGTGTGGACGCACAGGGCACAAACAGGTCAGCAAGGACAGCCGATCTGGGGCAGATCTGGGGCCGCCTGCCAGCGCTCGCACAGCGGGGAGGTGGCGCTCTCCCCAGAAGCAAAGCCTGCCCGCCCGCCCACAACTAAAGGGGACCTGCCACAGGCTCCTCGCGGAGGAGCGGGTTCTACgctgaggccccagcctgggacccAGATGCAGCCAAGCAGCTGTTCCCTCCCTGAAAACGCACTGGGAACAAAGGGGTCTGCCCgccccagcttcccctgctcgttagaggctgagaaaacatactgaagctgcagaggacaccggaaagttttctcttcaaaaatcggGTGAGGGGGTGAGTATTCTGGCTTCTGTAGTCTTGGTGCCGGTTCCACACGACAAAACGTAGAATGTCAGGACAGGGCAGAAAGTACCACAACATACAAGGTAACAATATGGAACGACAGTGTGGAACGTCACGACAAAGTACCAAGTAACCAGAACGTCCAAAATAACGACAGTGCACAAAGTACCAACAGGGCAGAACGTAACCACAATGCAGGATGTAGCGCTAACGCACACCATAAGGTAGGAGCCAGTCACATAAACGTCAACAGGGCAGCAGACAGCAGGTGCACTGAGGATGCGGCCAGCGGACACACGGACACCCGGCACCTCCGCCCGCTCCCGCAGGAAGGACcaaggctgcagtgggggccgAGTCGCCTGGGCccacgcaactcaacaacaaaacatcaaacaacccaatcaaaaaatgggctggagacatgaacagacatttctccaaagaagatatactgatggccaataggcacaggaacagatgcttatcatcgctgatcatcagggaaatgcaaatcaaaactacactaacatatcaccttacacccgttagaatgacaaaaatatctaaaactaatactaacaaatgttggagaggttgtggagaaaaaggaaccctcatacactgctggtgggaaggcaaactggtgcagccactatggaaaacagtatggagattcctcaaaaaattaaaaatagaactaccatacaatccagccatcccactactgggtatttatccaaagagcttgaagtcagcaatcccaaaagtcctatgcaccccaatgtttattgcagcactatttacaatagccaagatgtggaagcaacctaagtgcccagcaacagatgaatggataaagaagatgtggtacatatatacaatggaatactactcagctgtaaaacagaacaaaatcattccatttgcaataacatggatggaccttgagggaattatgttaagtgaaataagccagcaagagaaggataatctgtgtatgaccccactcatatgaggaatttaaaattatggactaagaacagtttagcggataccaggggaaaggtggggtggggggtgggcacaaagggtgaagtggtgcacctacaacacgactgacaaacattaatgtacaactgaaatttcacaagattgtaacctatcattaactccataaaaaagtgttaaatgtatatctttttttacttatcaaatacttaagggaaaaaaagactacccATTGTAGGACAACTTACTCTGAAGTAGACACTCTCACATATGGACAGTGGtaataaaaggatttagaaaacaacttggcaataagcctttgatctcttgagtaattctgcttctttttatctatacaaagaaaataattcttaataaataactttactcacaaaagatactgatctatgagttatttacaacagcgaaaacactgtaaataattaaaatgtataataatggctaaataaacaggtatgcataaaagtcatacaatatcataccatccattaaaaataattcaaaaaagttcaattataatatggaaaatagttcACACTACAATGCTAACCAAAAATAGCAGGCTATAAGTTGTAGACAAAATATGATCACAACTATGTTTAAAAGCACATGAGGTAAGCcctgtgggatagtggttaagttcacgtgctccactttagcggcccagggttcatgggttcagatcccagtctcagacctacacaccacttatcaagccatgctgtggcggtgttccacatacaaaatagaggaagactggcacagacgttagctcagcaacaatcttcctcaagcaaaaagaagataagcaacagatgttaactcagggccaatcttcctcaacaaaaaaaaatacaatagggggccagcctggtggcatagtgtcgttaagttggcagcagcctggggttcacaggttcagatcctgagcacagacctagcaccactgtcaaaccacgctgtggcggcatctcacataaaatagacgaagattgacacagatgttagctcagcaacaatcttcctcaagcaaaaagaggaagattggcaacagatgttagctagggccaatcttgctcacacacaccaaaaaaaaaaaggaaataaaataaaataaaataaaactattacagtaaaatactgtcagaaatattaatagtaggtgttatctagatgataatattataggggatctttttctaccttttcatattataaatttatcgcttttatgctgtaaaagttctgttttcttttttaattcatgtaattttcttttatagttcataaATGAAGATTGGAGATGTATGAGGTAAACtaaacttaaaagttgaaaacttaattttcctaagattttgcaaggtaatccactcccattcaagaaattactcatatg comes from the Equus asinus isolate D_3611 breed Donkey unplaced genomic scaffold, EquAss-T2T_v2 contig_612, whole genome shotgun sequence genome and includes:
- the LOC139044125 gene encoding serine/threonine-protein phosphatase 2A regulatory subunit B'' subunit beta-like isoform X2 — encoded protein: MCPPQPVERAPPGPAPTAPGQRRTECAEPSHPNRPAGRSCRPEPSGPSQAQPREQEPERGAWPGPWRPTRADMRLHEPSLCQDPSLRQELASLARGCDFVLPSRFKKRLKAFQQVQTKEEPLPPASSQSIPTFYFPRGRPQGTVDVDAVIAKIERTFAQFPHERATMEDMGKVAKSPRPQHALPAASSLSLPSSQQRGDPHLRSQHHHVLVHSLYPRQLFPTKRNYDIY
- the LOC139044125 gene encoding serine/threonine-protein phosphatase 2A regulatory subunit B'' subunit beta-like isoform X3, whose amino-acid sequence is MCPPQPVERAPPGPAPTAPGQRRTECAEPSHPNRPAGRSCRPEPSGPSQAQPREQEPERGAWPGPWRPTRADMRLHEPSLCQDPSLRQELASLARGCDFVLPSRFKKRLKAFQQVQVQTKEEPLPPASSQSIPTFYFPRGRPQGTVDVDAVIAKIERTFAQFPHERATMEDMGKVAKFIYPFSY
- the LOC139044125 gene encoding serine/threonine-protein phosphatase 2A regulatory subunit B'' subunit beta-like isoform X1, whose product is MCPPQPVERAPPGPAPTAPGQRRTECAEPSHPNRPAGRSCRPEPSGPSQAQPREQEPERGAWPGPWRPTRADMRLHEPSLCQDPSLRQELASLARGCDFVLPSRFKKRLKAFQQVQVQTKEEPLPPASSQSIPTFYFPRGRPQGTVDVDAVIAKIERTFAQFPHERATMEDMGKVAKSPRPQHALPAASSLSLPSSQQRGDPHLRSQHHHVLVHSLYPRQLFPTKRNYDIY